The Phacochoerus africanus isolate WHEZ1 chromosome 3, ROS_Pafr_v1, whole genome shotgun sequence genome window below encodes:
- the C1QL2 gene encoding complement C1q-like protein 2: protein MALGLLIAVPLLLQAAPPGAAHYEMMGTCRMICDPYSAAPGGGPAGAKAPPPGPSTAALEVMQDLSANPPPPFIQGPKGDPGRPGKPGPRGPPGEPGPPGPRGPPGEKGDSGRPGLPGLQLTAGAAGSVGVGGGGTGGGGDSEGEVTGALSAAFSGPKIAFYVGLKSPHEGYEVLKFDDVVTNLGNHYDPTTGKFSCQVRGIYFFTYHILMRGGDGTSMWADLCKNGQVRASAIAQDADQNYDYASNSVVLHLDSGDEVYVKLDGGKAHGGNNNKYSTFSGFLLYPD, encoded by the exons ATGGCGCTGGGACTGCTCATCGCCGTGCCTTTGCTGCTGCAGGCGGCGCCCCCCGGCGCGGCGCACTACGAGATGATGGGCACCTGCCGCATGATCTGCGACCCATACAGCGCTGCACCCGGCGGAGGGCCAGCAGGCGCCAAGGCTCCGCCGCCTGGACCCAGCACTGCCGCCCTGGAAGTCATGCAGGACCTGAGCGCCAACCCTCCGCCCCCTTTCATCCAGGGACCCAAGGGCGACCCGGGGAGACCCGGCAAGCCGGGGCCGCGGGGGCCTCCAGGAGAGCCGGGCCCACCTGGACCCAGGGGTCCCCCGGGGGAGAAGGGCGACTCGGGGCGGCCCGGACTGCCCGGGCTGCAGCTGACGGCCGGCGCGGCAGGCAgtgtcggggtggggggtggcggaACCGGGGGCGGTGGCGACTCTGAGGGCGAAGTGACCGGCGCGCTGAGCGCCGCCTTCAGCGGTCCCAAGATCGCCTTCTACGTGGGTCTTAAGAGCCCCCACGAAGGCTATGAGGTGCTCAAGTTCGACGACGTGGTCACCAATCTCGGCAATCACTATGACCCCACTACCGGCAAGTTCAGCTGCCAGGTGCGTGGCATCTACTTCTTCACCTACCACATCCTCATGCGCGGCGGAGACGGCACCAGCATGTGGGCGGACCTCTGCAAGAACGGGCAG GTCCGGGCCAGCGCCATCGCGCAGGACGCTGACCAGAACTATGACTACGCCAGTAACAGCGTGGTGCTGCACCTCGATTCAGGGGACGAGGTGTACGTGAAGTTGGACGGCGGGAAGGCGCACGGAGGCAATAACAACAAGTACAGCACGTTCTCCGGCTTTCTTCTGTACCCGGATTAG